A segment of the uncultured Desulfobulbus sp. genome:
GGCGTCAGCAAAAAACCTATGTGGTGAGCCGCAATGCCTTGGTGTCGCTGGAACATGTGGCACGGGAGTGCGGTTTGCCGCGCGATCTCCTGGTTGAGCTCTCGATACAGCGATTGGTGCCGGTGTTGAGTTCAGAGCAGGAAAAAAACAAGAAACGGCAATATGTGCTTGAGAAAATAATGGAATTGCAGCGGCAGAGCGGGGTGTTGCTTGAGGAAAGCCTCGATATATTGGGTGAAGACGATGTTGCTAGTCAACTGGTTGCCGCTGTGGGGGCGCATCTGCAGCAGGCCGCGGATGCGTTGAGCCAGCGAGTCGAACAGGGGCGGGAACTTGATCAATATCAGTAACTATTTCTCGGAATAATGCTTGAATTTTGACGAAATATCAGGAAGAATAAGAGGCTCCTCGAAAAGAAATTTTTCCCACAATGTGGCTTGTTGAAACCAGGCGCATTTAGGGTCTTGCAACACGAGTGATTTTGTAACGTATTGTAATCTAATAAGAAAATTTATATAAGATTTTTTGATGAAAAAAATTGACAGAGCCGAGAAATTTTGTCATAATGATTTCGAGAATTAATTCTCTAATAGGTTTTGTCGGCGCAGGGGGTATGGCGCTGGTAATCGATATCTTCTTCTTGAATAGCGTTTTGGGGAATAGAGTATGCAAAACAGTACAGTGAAGGCAATCCGGAGTATTTTAAAAGGCGCGCCGGAGCCGACACTGCGACGTTTGCCGTTATATTACCGATTGCTGAAACAGTTGCGTGAAACGGGGCGCACCGGCATATCATGCACCGTCATTGGCACGGAACTCAAGCTCGACGCCACGCAGGTTCGCAAGGATATCGAAATGACCGGAACCGTGGGGCGGCCTAAGGTCGGATACGAAATCAATGAGCTGATCTGTGCCATCGAGCGATTTTTGGGGTGGGACGTCATCACCGAAGCCTTCCTCGTCGGGGCCGGGAATTTAGGAGAAGCCTTGATGGGGTATCCTGGCTTTTCCGAATGCGGTCTCAGTATCGTGGCTGCCTTTGATGTGGATCCCAACAAGTGTCACCGGGTTATTCATGGGAAGCATGTGCGGCACATCAGCAAACTGACGGAACTGATGCGCAGGATGCGCGTCCGTTTCGGTATCATCACCGTGCCTGCACCTGAAGCGCAGCAGGCTGCTGATCTGTTGGTTGAAGGGGGCGCGATGGCGATCTGGAATTTCGCTCCGGCAAAAATTCACGTACCGGAACGTGTGATTGTGACCAACGAAGATCTGTACTGCTCTCTGGCGGTTCTGTCACAAAAAATGACGAAGAAGCTGGCTGAGTCCCGTGCAAAAGGAGTATCCAAATCATGACCACCCTTGAGCAGGATGCTCTTTTGCAACCGCCTGCGCGCCGCTTTGACAAAGTATGTGCCATCCTTGAACACAACGGCAAACACCCCCAAAGGCTAATCCCCATTCTCCAGGCCGTTCAGGAAGAATATCGCTATCTTCCAGAAGACGTACTCACCTTTGTGGCCGATGGTCTCAACGTACCGCCGGCACGCGTCTTTGGCGTCGCCACCTTTTACTCCCACTTTGCCCTCGAACCCAAAGGCAAATACCTCATTCGTCTCTGTGACGGTACAGCCTGCCACGTCAAGCGTTCGATCCCCATCCTTGAGGCGATTTATAAACGCCTCGGAGTTTCAGCCAAGAAGAATACCACCGAGGATATGTTGTTCACCGTGGAGACCGTTGCCTGTCTCGGTGCCTGCGGACTGGCCCCGGTTGTGGTCATCAATGAAGAAGTTCATGGCCAAATGACTCCCGAAACAACCCTTCAACTGATTGACGAGATCGAATTGCGGGAGAAACAGTCATGAGCATGCCGTACAACGCCACCCATCCCGATCCCCTCATGGGGGCGCAGCGCCGCGTTGTTCTCTGCGCCGGGACCGGCTGTGTCGCAAACGGGGCGCTCAAGGTCTTTGCCGCTTTTCAGGATCGGATGATCGAACGAAACCTGCCGTTCACCGTGGAGCTCAGGGAAGAGGACGACAACCACGATAAAACCGCCTTTACCCGCAGTGGTTGCCAGGGCTTTTGTCAGATGGGACCACTGGTGACCATCCTGCCGGAGAATATTCTCTACAACCAGGTGCGGGTGAGCGACGTCGACGAGATTATTGAAACGAGCCTCCTTTGCGGCGAGGTGGTGGAGCGGCTGCTCTACACCGAACCCGTCAATGGCCACGCCTGCAAGGGTCCGGATGACATTCCCTTTTATACCCGACAGCAGCGCTTTGTCCTGGGCGAATGCGGAATCATCGATCCGGAAAATCTGGACGAGTACATGCGTATCGGCGGCTATGAGGCCGCCAAAAAGGCGTTTCTCCATATGTCGCCTGAAGAGATCTGTACAGAAATCAAAGAATCCGGTCTTCGTGGACGCGGTGGCGGCGGATTTCCCACCGGCGTCAAGTGG
Coding sequences within it:
- a CDS encoding redox-sensing transcriptional repressor Rex, encoding MQNSTVKAIRSILKGAPEPTLRRLPLYYRLLKQLRETGRTGISCTVIGTELKLDATQVRKDIEMTGTVGRPKVGYEINELICAIERFLGWDVITEAFLVGAGNLGEALMGYPGFSECGLSIVAAFDVDPNKCHRVIHGKHVRHISKLTELMRRMRVRFGIITVPAPEAQQAADLLVEGGAMAIWNFAPAKIHVPERVIVTNEDLYCSLAVLSQKMTKKLAESRAKGVSKS
- a CDS encoding NAD(P)H-dependent oxidoreductase subunit E, with amino-acid sequence MTTLEQDALLQPPARRFDKVCAILEHNGKHPQRLIPILQAVQEEYRYLPEDVLTFVADGLNVPPARVFGVATFYSHFALEPKGKYLIRLCDGTACHVKRSIPILEAIYKRLGVSAKKNTTEDMLFTVETVACLGACGLAPVVVINEEVHGQMTPETTLQLIDEIELREKQS